The following proteins are encoded in a genomic region of Tachysurus fulvidraco isolate hzauxx_2018 chromosome 22, HZAU_PFXX_2.0, whole genome shotgun sequence:
- the cc2d1b gene encoding coiled-coil and C2 domain-containing protein 1B isoform X2: protein MFARKNKRPAAPKGQGAAAAKQMGLFLDFKPEDMMDMSENVDDPDLEAEFAAIVGKKTATKAKKNAKAPLPMEDIEKMTKECMKDLDNDDDDEDLEDDEDLLAELQEVVSEEEADSGAETTTSPGTEVTGAVDPELSEVKAPSISTTTPTGAAAACGGVEHTLQERIVMYNSAINNAKAAGESAKARRYDRGLKTLQSMLASVRKGGKINEAEIPPPVASGNRGDSVPPSAPPTSAASQAEHHEESDSAVETSPVTPENSSAPTLPEVKVSSAETSPVSVETANVSVEPPANDTKVSAPSKEMLLETQKQYRTAAVRAKQAGDLEQAKTHMKSSKSFDAALMALERGEMVDLSKLPPPLCGDSPKPAIKISQSSPNMQAQEAAVTPPNPAPPKLAPPTTILEALEQRMAKYRETCDQAKANGEERKARMYDRIVKQYQSAIRSHKAGRAVNYEELPVPPGFPPIPGQEAIKPEQGLAAALETANKLTSNEAEGRDNDEEEEEPEKESKQPKAPVAAVEKQKKQTMVVPPTVQHPKRTPSPERSTKKENPPSTVTEQVEMLEARRKQYMKAALQAKQRNDIEQAKVYLRTAKSLEPLITAARSGKHLDFSKVPSPPADEDEDFIVVHHSEVEMSERSEEVYTQLSTMMKEQYEKCLTYSKQFSHMGNIAETTKFENMAVTCKKSLEILKLAQNRGLEPPKHHFEERTYRTARIFPELSSTDMVVMIVKGMNLPAPHGVSASDLDAFIRFEFPFPSSDQPQRHKTAVIKNTNSPEYNQSFTLNINRNHRGFRRLVQSKGLKLEVFHKGGFLRSDKPVGTAIIKLDKLESESEVREIVEVTDGRKLTGGRVEVRVRLREPLSGQDMQMVTERWLVLDQSHV from the exons ATGTTTGCCAGGAAAAATAAACGTCCGGCGGCTCCTAAAGGCCAAGGAGCTGCTGCTGCCAAACAG ATGGGTTTATTTCTTGACTTTAAACCCGAGGACATGATGGACATGAGTGAGAATGTAGACGATCCGGATCTGGAGGCCGAATTCGCTGCcattgtggggaaaaaaactgcCACTAAAGCCAAGAAAAATGCCAAAG ctcCATTACCAATGGAGGATATCGAAAAGATGACAAAGGAGTGCATGAAAGACCTCGACAACGACGATGACGATGAGGACCTCGAGGATGATGAAGATCTCCtg GCAGAGCTACAGGAAGTGGTGAGTGAAGAGGAAGCAGATTCTGGAGCAGAGACCACCACCTCACCTGGCACAGAGGTAACCGGGGCAGTGGATCCAGaactatcg GAAGTGAAGGCACCATCCATCAGCACCACCACTCCAacaggagcagcagcagcatgcGGTGGTGTTGAGCACACGCTTCAGGAGAGAATTGTCATGTACAACTCTGCCATAAACAATGCTAAAGCTGCAGGAGAGTCAGCTAAAGCTCGCCGCTACGACAGAGGACTCAAG acCCTACAGAGCATGCTAGCATCAGTACGTAAAGGTGGGAAGATAAACGAAGCAGAGATCCCGCCTCCGGTGGCGTCTGGAAACCGTGGTGACTCCGTTCCTCCTTCGGCTCCTCCCACATCCGCGGCGTCTCAAGCCGAACACCACGAAGAATCGGACAGTGCCGTGGAGACGTCACCTGTGACCCCGGAGAACAGCTCTGCTCCTACACTACCG GAAGTAAAAGTGTCCTCAGCAGAGACCTCGCCTGTTTCCGTGGAGACCGCCAATGTTTCCGTGGAGCCGCCAGCTAACG atacaaaagTAAGTGCCCCCAGTAAGGAGATGCTGCTGGAGACACAGAAGCAGTACAGGACGGCCGCCGTGAGGGCGAAACAGGCTGGAGATCTGGAACAGGCCAAAACACACATGAAGAGCAGCAAG AGTTTTGATGCTGCGCTCATGGCgctggagagaggagagatggtGGACCTCAGTAaacttcctcctcctctgtgtGGAG ATTCTCCAAAACCAGCTATAAAGATTTCACAGTCCTCCCCAAACATGCAGG CTCAAGAGGCGGCAGTGACTCCGCCCAACCCAGCTCCACCCAAACTGGCTCCGCCCACAACCATTCTGGAAGCTCTGGAGCAGAGGATGGCTAAATACAGAGAGACATGTGATCAGGCTAAAGCTAACGGCGAGGAACGCAAAGCTCGCATGTACGATCGCATTGTGAAG CAATATCAGAGTGCCATCCGCTCACACAAAGCAGGACGAGCTGTTAATTATGAAGAGCTGCCAGTACCAccag GATTTCCACCAATCCCAGGACAGGAGGCGATTAAACCGGAGCAGGGATTGGCTGCTGCACTGGAAACAGCCAATAAGCTCACTTCTAATGAGGCAGAGGGCAGAGACAACgacgaggaggaagaagaaccagagaaagaaagcaaacaG CCCAAAGCTCCAGTAGCAGCAgtggagaagcagaagaagcagACAATGGTGGTTCCTCCAACAGTCCAGCATCCTAAAAGAACACCTTCTCCTGAGAGAAGCACCAAGAAAGAGAACCCACCTTCCACAG TGACCGAGCAGGTGGAGATGTTGGAGGCTCGGAGGAAGCAGTACATGAAGGCGGCTCTGCAGGCCAAGCAGAGAAACGACATCGAGCAGGCCAAGGTTTATTTACGCACAGCCAAGAGCCTGGAGCCACTGATCACTGCGGCACGCAGCGGCAAACACCTCGACTTCAGCAAG gtccCCTCTCCTCCTGCAGATGAGGATGAAGACTTCATTGTGGTCCATCACAGTGAGGTGGAGATGTCTGAGAGATCTGAGGAGGTTTACACACAGCTCAGCACCATGATgaaggagcagtatgag AAATGTCTGACTTACTCCAAGCAGTTCAGTCACATGGGGAACATCGCTGAAACAACCaa ATTTGAGAACATGGCAGTGACCTGTAAGAAGAGTCTGGAGATCCTGAAGCTGGCTCAGAACCGAGGACTGGAGCCTCCCAAACACCATTTTGAGGAGAGAACGTACCGCACTGCCAG GATATTCCCGGAGCTCAGCAGCACTGACATGGTGGTGATGATCGTTAAAGGAATGAATCTTCCTGCTCCACACG GTGTCTCAGCGAGCGACCTGGATGCCTTCATCAGGTTCGAGTTCCCCTTCCCGAGCTCC GATCAGCCTCAGAGACACAAAACTGCAGTGATTAAAAACACCAACAGTCCCG AGTACAACCAGAGCTTCACCTTAAACATAAACCGTAACCACCGTGGCTTCAGGAGACTGGTTCAGTCCAAAGGCCTCAAACTGGAAGTGTTTCATAAAGG tggtTTCCTGAGGAGTGATAAACCTGTAGGAACAGCTATCATCAAACTGGACAAACTGGAGTCTGAGAGTGAAGTGCGGGAGATAGTGGAG GTGACGGACGGCCGGAAGCTCACCGGAGGTCGTGTAGAGGTCAGGGTTCGTCTCAGGGAACCTCTGAGTGGACAGGACATGCAGATGGTCACTGAGCGCTGGCTGGTTCTCGACCAATCACAC GTCTGA
- the cc2d1b gene encoding coiled-coil and C2 domain-containing protein 1B isoform X3, giving the protein MFARKNKRPAAPKGQGAAAAKQMGLFLDFKPEDMMDMSENVDDPDLEAEFAAIVGKKTATKAKKNAKAPLPMEDIEKMTKECMKDLDNDDDDEDLEDDEDLLAELQEVVSEEEADSGAETTTSPGTEVTGAVDPELSEVKAPSISTTTPTGAAAACGGVEHTLQERIVMYNSAINNAKAAGESAKARRYDRGLKTLQSMLASVRKGGKINEAEIPPPVASGNRGDSVPPSAPPTSAASQAEHHEESDSAVETSPVTPENSSAPTLPEVKVSSAETSPVSVETANVSVEPPANDTKVSAPSKEMLLETQKQYRTAAVRAKQAGDLEQAKTHMKSSKSFDAALMALERGEMVDLSKLPPPLCGDSPKPAIKISQSSPNMQAQEAAVTPPNPAPPKLAPPTTILEALEQRMAKYRETCDQAKANGEERKARMYDRIVKQYQSAIRSHKAGRAVNYEELPVPPGFPPIPGQEAIKPEQGLAAALETANKLTSNEAEGRDNDEEEEEPEKESKQPKAPVAAVEKQKKQTMVVPPTVQHPKRTPSPERSTKKENPPSTVTEQVEMLEARRKQYMKAALQAKQRNDIEQAKVYLRTAKSLEPLITAARSGKHLDFSKVPSPPADEDEDFIVVHHSEVEMSERSEEVYTQLSTMMKEQYEKCLTYSKQFSHMGNIAETTKFENMAVTCKKSLEILKLAQNRGLEPPKHHFEERTYRTARIFPELSSTDMVVMIVKGMNLPAPHGVSASDLDAFIRFEFPFPSSDQPQRHKTAVIKNTNSPEYNQSFTLNINRNHRGFRRLVQSKGLKLEVFHKGGFLRSDKPVGTAIIKLDKLESESEVREIVEVTDGRKLTGGRVEVRVRLREPLSGQDMQMVTERWLVLDQSH; this is encoded by the exons ATGTTTGCCAGGAAAAATAAACGTCCGGCGGCTCCTAAAGGCCAAGGAGCTGCTGCTGCCAAACAG ATGGGTTTATTTCTTGACTTTAAACCCGAGGACATGATGGACATGAGTGAGAATGTAGACGATCCGGATCTGGAGGCCGAATTCGCTGCcattgtggggaaaaaaactgcCACTAAAGCCAAGAAAAATGCCAAAG ctcCATTACCAATGGAGGATATCGAAAAGATGACAAAGGAGTGCATGAAAGACCTCGACAACGACGATGACGATGAGGACCTCGAGGATGATGAAGATCTCCtg GCAGAGCTACAGGAAGTGGTGAGTGAAGAGGAAGCAGATTCTGGAGCAGAGACCACCACCTCACCTGGCACAGAGGTAACCGGGGCAGTGGATCCAGaactatcg GAAGTGAAGGCACCATCCATCAGCACCACCACTCCAacaggagcagcagcagcatgcGGTGGTGTTGAGCACACGCTTCAGGAGAGAATTGTCATGTACAACTCTGCCATAAACAATGCTAAAGCTGCAGGAGAGTCAGCTAAAGCTCGCCGCTACGACAGAGGACTCAAG acCCTACAGAGCATGCTAGCATCAGTACGTAAAGGTGGGAAGATAAACGAAGCAGAGATCCCGCCTCCGGTGGCGTCTGGAAACCGTGGTGACTCCGTTCCTCCTTCGGCTCCTCCCACATCCGCGGCGTCTCAAGCCGAACACCACGAAGAATCGGACAGTGCCGTGGAGACGTCACCTGTGACCCCGGAGAACAGCTCTGCTCCTACACTACCG GAAGTAAAAGTGTCCTCAGCAGAGACCTCGCCTGTTTCCGTGGAGACCGCCAATGTTTCCGTGGAGCCGCCAGCTAACG atacaaaagTAAGTGCCCCCAGTAAGGAGATGCTGCTGGAGACACAGAAGCAGTACAGGACGGCCGCCGTGAGGGCGAAACAGGCTGGAGATCTGGAACAGGCCAAAACACACATGAAGAGCAGCAAG AGTTTTGATGCTGCGCTCATGGCgctggagagaggagagatggtGGACCTCAGTAaacttcctcctcctctgtgtGGAG ATTCTCCAAAACCAGCTATAAAGATTTCACAGTCCTCCCCAAACATGCAGG CTCAAGAGGCGGCAGTGACTCCGCCCAACCCAGCTCCACCCAAACTGGCTCCGCCCACAACCATTCTGGAAGCTCTGGAGCAGAGGATGGCTAAATACAGAGAGACATGTGATCAGGCTAAAGCTAACGGCGAGGAACGCAAAGCTCGCATGTACGATCGCATTGTGAAG CAATATCAGAGTGCCATCCGCTCACACAAAGCAGGACGAGCTGTTAATTATGAAGAGCTGCCAGTACCAccag GATTTCCACCAATCCCAGGACAGGAGGCGATTAAACCGGAGCAGGGATTGGCTGCTGCACTGGAAACAGCCAATAAGCTCACTTCTAATGAGGCAGAGGGCAGAGACAACgacgaggaggaagaagaaccagagaaagaaagcaaacaG CCCAAAGCTCCAGTAGCAGCAgtggagaagcagaagaagcagACAATGGTGGTTCCTCCAACAGTCCAGCATCCTAAAAGAACACCTTCTCCTGAGAGAAGCACCAAGAAAGAGAACCCACCTTCCACAG TGACCGAGCAGGTGGAGATGTTGGAGGCTCGGAGGAAGCAGTACATGAAGGCGGCTCTGCAGGCCAAGCAGAGAAACGACATCGAGCAGGCCAAGGTTTATTTACGCACAGCCAAGAGCCTGGAGCCACTGATCACTGCGGCACGCAGCGGCAAACACCTCGACTTCAGCAAG gtccCCTCTCCTCCTGCAGATGAGGATGAAGACTTCATTGTGGTCCATCACAGTGAGGTGGAGATGTCTGAGAGATCTGAGGAGGTTTACACACAGCTCAGCACCATGATgaaggagcagtatgag AAATGTCTGACTTACTCCAAGCAGTTCAGTCACATGGGGAACATCGCTGAAACAACCaa ATTTGAGAACATGGCAGTGACCTGTAAGAAGAGTCTGGAGATCCTGAAGCTGGCTCAGAACCGAGGACTGGAGCCTCCCAAACACCATTTTGAGGAGAGAACGTACCGCACTGCCAG GATATTCCCGGAGCTCAGCAGCACTGACATGGTGGTGATGATCGTTAAAGGAATGAATCTTCCTGCTCCACACG GTGTCTCAGCGAGCGACCTGGATGCCTTCATCAGGTTCGAGTTCCCCTTCCCGAGCTCC GATCAGCCTCAGAGACACAAAACTGCAGTGATTAAAAACACCAACAGTCCCG AGTACAACCAGAGCTTCACCTTAAACATAAACCGTAACCACCGTGGCTTCAGGAGACTGGTTCAGTCCAAAGGCCTCAAACTGGAAGTGTTTCATAAAGG tggtTTCCTGAGGAGTGATAAACCTGTAGGAACAGCTATCATCAAACTGGACAAACTGGAGTCTGAGAGTGAAGTGCGGGAGATAGTGGAG GTGACGGACGGCCGGAAGCTCACCGGAGGTCGTGTAGAGGTCAGGGTTCGTCTCAGGGAACCTCTGAGTGGACAGGACATGCAGATGGTCACTGAGCGCTGGCTGGTTCTCGACCAATCACAC TAG
- the cc2d1b gene encoding coiled-coil and C2 domain-containing protein 1B isoform X5 has protein sequence MFARKNKRPAAPKGQGAAAAKQMGLFLDFKPEDMMDMSENVDDPDLEAEFAAIVGKKTATKAKKNAKAPLPMEDIEKMTKECMKDLDNDDDDEDLEDDEDLLAELQEVVSEEEADSGAETTTSPGTEVTGAVDPELSEVKAPSISTTTPTGAAAACGGVEHTLQERIVMYNSAINNAKAAGESAKARRYDRGLKTLQSMLASVRKGGKINEAEIPPPVASGNRGDSVPPSAPPTSAASQAEHHEESDSAVETSPVTPENSSAPTLPEVKVSSAETSPVSVETANVSVEPPANDTKVSAPSKEMLLETQKQYRTAAVRAKQAGDLEQAKTHMKSSKSFDAALMALERGEMVDLSKLPPPLCGAQEAAVTPPNPAPPKLAPPTTILEALEQRMAKYRETCDQAKANGEERKARMYDRIVKQYQSAIRSHKAGRAVNYEELPVPPGFPPIPGQEAIKPEQGLAAALETANKLTSNEAEGRDNDEEEEEPEKESKQPKAPVAAVEKQKKQTMVVPPTVQHPKRTPSPERSTKKENPPSTVTEQVEMLEARRKQYMKAALQAKQRNDIEQAKVYLRTAKSLEPLITAARSGKHLDFSKVPSPPADEDEDFIVVHHSEVEMSERSEEVYTQLSTMMKEQYEKCLTYSKQFSHMGNIAETTKFENMAVTCKKSLEILKLAQNRGLEPPKHHFEERTYRTARIFPELSSTDMVVMIVKGMNLPAPHGVSASDLDAFIRFEFPFPSSDQPQRHKTAVIKNTNSPEYNQSFTLNINRNHRGFRRLVQSKGLKLEVFHKGGFLRSDKPVGTAIIKLDKLESESEVREIVEVTDGRKLTGGRVEVRVRLREPLSGQDMQMVTERWLVLDQSHVSVLELS, from the exons ATGTTTGCCAGGAAAAATAAACGTCCGGCGGCTCCTAAAGGCCAAGGAGCTGCTGCTGCCAAACAG ATGGGTTTATTTCTTGACTTTAAACCCGAGGACATGATGGACATGAGTGAGAATGTAGACGATCCGGATCTGGAGGCCGAATTCGCTGCcattgtggggaaaaaaactgcCACTAAAGCCAAGAAAAATGCCAAAG ctcCATTACCAATGGAGGATATCGAAAAGATGACAAAGGAGTGCATGAAAGACCTCGACAACGACGATGACGATGAGGACCTCGAGGATGATGAAGATCTCCtg GCAGAGCTACAGGAAGTGGTGAGTGAAGAGGAAGCAGATTCTGGAGCAGAGACCACCACCTCACCTGGCACAGAGGTAACCGGGGCAGTGGATCCAGaactatcg GAAGTGAAGGCACCATCCATCAGCACCACCACTCCAacaggagcagcagcagcatgcGGTGGTGTTGAGCACACGCTTCAGGAGAGAATTGTCATGTACAACTCTGCCATAAACAATGCTAAAGCTGCAGGAGAGTCAGCTAAAGCTCGCCGCTACGACAGAGGACTCAAG acCCTACAGAGCATGCTAGCATCAGTACGTAAAGGTGGGAAGATAAACGAAGCAGAGATCCCGCCTCCGGTGGCGTCTGGAAACCGTGGTGACTCCGTTCCTCCTTCGGCTCCTCCCACATCCGCGGCGTCTCAAGCCGAACACCACGAAGAATCGGACAGTGCCGTGGAGACGTCACCTGTGACCCCGGAGAACAGCTCTGCTCCTACACTACCG GAAGTAAAAGTGTCCTCAGCAGAGACCTCGCCTGTTTCCGTGGAGACCGCCAATGTTTCCGTGGAGCCGCCAGCTAACG atacaaaagTAAGTGCCCCCAGTAAGGAGATGCTGCTGGAGACACAGAAGCAGTACAGGACGGCCGCCGTGAGGGCGAAACAGGCTGGAGATCTGGAACAGGCCAAAACACACATGAAGAGCAGCAAG AGTTTTGATGCTGCGCTCATGGCgctggagagaggagagatggtGGACCTCAGTAaacttcctcctcctctgtgtGGAG CTCAAGAGGCGGCAGTGACTCCGCCCAACCCAGCTCCACCCAAACTGGCTCCGCCCACAACCATTCTGGAAGCTCTGGAGCAGAGGATGGCTAAATACAGAGAGACATGTGATCAGGCTAAAGCTAACGGCGAGGAACGCAAAGCTCGCATGTACGATCGCATTGTGAAG CAATATCAGAGTGCCATCCGCTCACACAAAGCAGGACGAGCTGTTAATTATGAAGAGCTGCCAGTACCAccag GATTTCCACCAATCCCAGGACAGGAGGCGATTAAACCGGAGCAGGGATTGGCTGCTGCACTGGAAACAGCCAATAAGCTCACTTCTAATGAGGCAGAGGGCAGAGACAACgacgaggaggaagaagaaccagagaaagaaagcaaacaG CCCAAAGCTCCAGTAGCAGCAgtggagaagcagaagaagcagACAATGGTGGTTCCTCCAACAGTCCAGCATCCTAAAAGAACACCTTCTCCTGAGAGAAGCACCAAGAAAGAGAACCCACCTTCCACAG TGACCGAGCAGGTGGAGATGTTGGAGGCTCGGAGGAAGCAGTACATGAAGGCGGCTCTGCAGGCCAAGCAGAGAAACGACATCGAGCAGGCCAAGGTTTATTTACGCACAGCCAAGAGCCTGGAGCCACTGATCACTGCGGCACGCAGCGGCAAACACCTCGACTTCAGCAAG gtccCCTCTCCTCCTGCAGATGAGGATGAAGACTTCATTGTGGTCCATCACAGTGAGGTGGAGATGTCTGAGAGATCTGAGGAGGTTTACACACAGCTCAGCACCATGATgaaggagcagtatgag AAATGTCTGACTTACTCCAAGCAGTTCAGTCACATGGGGAACATCGCTGAAACAACCaa ATTTGAGAACATGGCAGTGACCTGTAAGAAGAGTCTGGAGATCCTGAAGCTGGCTCAGAACCGAGGACTGGAGCCTCCCAAACACCATTTTGAGGAGAGAACGTACCGCACTGCCAG GATATTCCCGGAGCTCAGCAGCACTGACATGGTGGTGATGATCGTTAAAGGAATGAATCTTCCTGCTCCACACG GTGTCTCAGCGAGCGACCTGGATGCCTTCATCAGGTTCGAGTTCCCCTTCCCGAGCTCC GATCAGCCTCAGAGACACAAAACTGCAGTGATTAAAAACACCAACAGTCCCG AGTACAACCAGAGCTTCACCTTAAACATAAACCGTAACCACCGTGGCTTCAGGAGACTGGTTCAGTCCAAAGGCCTCAAACTGGAAGTGTTTCATAAAGG tggtTTCCTGAGGAGTGATAAACCTGTAGGAACAGCTATCATCAAACTGGACAAACTGGAGTCTGAGAGTGAAGTGCGGGAGATAGTGGAG GTGACGGACGGCCGGAAGCTCACCGGAGGTCGTGTAGAGGTCAGGGTTCGTCTCAGGGAACCTCTGAGTGGACAGGACATGCAGATGGTCACTGAGCGCTGGCTGGTTCTCGACCAATCACACGTCAGTGTCCTAGAACTCTCATAG
- the cc2d1b gene encoding coiled-coil and C2 domain-containing protein 1B isoform X1, producing the protein MFARKNKRPAAPKGQGAAAAKQMGLFLDFKPEDMMDMSENVDDPDLEAEFAAIVGKKTATKAKKNAKAPLPMEDIEKMTKECMKDLDNDDDDEDLEDDEDLLAELQEVVSEEEADSGAETTTSPGTEVTGAVDPELSEVKAPSISTTTPTGAAAACGGVEHTLQERIVMYNSAINNAKAAGESAKARRYDRGLKTLQSMLASVRKGGKINEAEIPPPVASGNRGDSVPPSAPPTSAASQAEHHEESDSAVETSPVTPENSSAPTLPEVKVSSAETSPVSVETANVSVEPPANDTKVSAPSKEMLLETQKQYRTAAVRAKQAGDLEQAKTHMKSSKSFDAALMALERGEMVDLSKLPPPLCGDSPKPAIKISQSSPNMQAQEAAVTPPNPAPPKLAPPTTILEALEQRMAKYRETCDQAKANGEERKARMYDRIVKQYQSAIRSHKAGRAVNYEELPVPPGFPPIPGQEAIKPEQGLAAALETANKLTSNEAEGRDNDEEEEEPEKESKQPKAPVAAVEKQKKQTMVVPPTVQHPKRTPSPERSTKKENPPSTVTEQVEMLEARRKQYMKAALQAKQRNDIEQAKVYLRTAKSLEPLITAARSGKHLDFSKVPSPPADEDEDFIVVHHSEVEMSERSEEVYTQLSTMMKEQYEKCLTYSKQFSHMGNIAETTKFENMAVTCKKSLEILKLAQNRGLEPPKHHFEERTYRTARIFPELSSTDMVVMIVKGMNLPAPHGVSASDLDAFIRFEFPFPSSDQPQRHKTAVIKNTNSPEYNQSFTLNINRNHRGFRRLVQSKGLKLEVFHKGGFLRSDKPVGTAIIKLDKLESESEVREIVEVTDGRKLTGGRVEVRVRLREPLSGQDMQMVTERWLVLDQSHVSVLELS; encoded by the exons ATGTTTGCCAGGAAAAATAAACGTCCGGCGGCTCCTAAAGGCCAAGGAGCTGCTGCTGCCAAACAG ATGGGTTTATTTCTTGACTTTAAACCCGAGGACATGATGGACATGAGTGAGAATGTAGACGATCCGGATCTGGAGGCCGAATTCGCTGCcattgtggggaaaaaaactgcCACTAAAGCCAAGAAAAATGCCAAAG ctcCATTACCAATGGAGGATATCGAAAAGATGACAAAGGAGTGCATGAAAGACCTCGACAACGACGATGACGATGAGGACCTCGAGGATGATGAAGATCTCCtg GCAGAGCTACAGGAAGTGGTGAGTGAAGAGGAAGCAGATTCTGGAGCAGAGACCACCACCTCACCTGGCACAGAGGTAACCGGGGCAGTGGATCCAGaactatcg GAAGTGAAGGCACCATCCATCAGCACCACCACTCCAacaggagcagcagcagcatgcGGTGGTGTTGAGCACACGCTTCAGGAGAGAATTGTCATGTACAACTCTGCCATAAACAATGCTAAAGCTGCAGGAGAGTCAGCTAAAGCTCGCCGCTACGACAGAGGACTCAAG acCCTACAGAGCATGCTAGCATCAGTACGTAAAGGTGGGAAGATAAACGAAGCAGAGATCCCGCCTCCGGTGGCGTCTGGAAACCGTGGTGACTCCGTTCCTCCTTCGGCTCCTCCCACATCCGCGGCGTCTCAAGCCGAACACCACGAAGAATCGGACAGTGCCGTGGAGACGTCACCTGTGACCCCGGAGAACAGCTCTGCTCCTACACTACCG GAAGTAAAAGTGTCCTCAGCAGAGACCTCGCCTGTTTCCGTGGAGACCGCCAATGTTTCCGTGGAGCCGCCAGCTAACG atacaaaagTAAGTGCCCCCAGTAAGGAGATGCTGCTGGAGACACAGAAGCAGTACAGGACGGCCGCCGTGAGGGCGAAACAGGCTGGAGATCTGGAACAGGCCAAAACACACATGAAGAGCAGCAAG AGTTTTGATGCTGCGCTCATGGCgctggagagaggagagatggtGGACCTCAGTAaacttcctcctcctctgtgtGGAG ATTCTCCAAAACCAGCTATAAAGATTTCACAGTCCTCCCCAAACATGCAGG CTCAAGAGGCGGCAGTGACTCCGCCCAACCCAGCTCCACCCAAACTGGCTCCGCCCACAACCATTCTGGAAGCTCTGGAGCAGAGGATGGCTAAATACAGAGAGACATGTGATCAGGCTAAAGCTAACGGCGAGGAACGCAAAGCTCGCATGTACGATCGCATTGTGAAG CAATATCAGAGTGCCATCCGCTCACACAAAGCAGGACGAGCTGTTAATTATGAAGAGCTGCCAGTACCAccag GATTTCCACCAATCCCAGGACAGGAGGCGATTAAACCGGAGCAGGGATTGGCTGCTGCACTGGAAACAGCCAATAAGCTCACTTCTAATGAGGCAGAGGGCAGAGACAACgacgaggaggaagaagaaccagagaaagaaagcaaacaG CCCAAAGCTCCAGTAGCAGCAgtggagaagcagaagaagcagACAATGGTGGTTCCTCCAACAGTCCAGCATCCTAAAAGAACACCTTCTCCTGAGAGAAGCACCAAGAAAGAGAACCCACCTTCCACAG TGACCGAGCAGGTGGAGATGTTGGAGGCTCGGAGGAAGCAGTACATGAAGGCGGCTCTGCAGGCCAAGCAGAGAAACGACATCGAGCAGGCCAAGGTTTATTTACGCACAGCCAAGAGCCTGGAGCCACTGATCACTGCGGCACGCAGCGGCAAACACCTCGACTTCAGCAAG gtccCCTCTCCTCCTGCAGATGAGGATGAAGACTTCATTGTGGTCCATCACAGTGAGGTGGAGATGTCTGAGAGATCTGAGGAGGTTTACACACAGCTCAGCACCATGATgaaggagcagtatgag AAATGTCTGACTTACTCCAAGCAGTTCAGTCACATGGGGAACATCGCTGAAACAACCaa ATTTGAGAACATGGCAGTGACCTGTAAGAAGAGTCTGGAGATCCTGAAGCTGGCTCAGAACCGAGGACTGGAGCCTCCCAAACACCATTTTGAGGAGAGAACGTACCGCACTGCCAG GATATTCCCGGAGCTCAGCAGCACTGACATGGTGGTGATGATCGTTAAAGGAATGAATCTTCCTGCTCCACACG GTGTCTCAGCGAGCGACCTGGATGCCTTCATCAGGTTCGAGTTCCCCTTCCCGAGCTCC GATCAGCCTCAGAGACACAAAACTGCAGTGATTAAAAACACCAACAGTCCCG AGTACAACCAGAGCTTCACCTTAAACATAAACCGTAACCACCGTGGCTTCAGGAGACTGGTTCAGTCCAAAGGCCTCAAACTGGAAGTGTTTCATAAAGG tggtTTCCTGAGGAGTGATAAACCTGTAGGAACAGCTATCATCAAACTGGACAAACTGGAGTCTGAGAGTGAAGTGCGGGAGATAGTGGAG GTGACGGACGGCCGGAAGCTCACCGGAGGTCGTGTAGAGGTCAGGGTTCGTCTCAGGGAACCTCTGAGTGGACAGGACATGCAGATGGTCACTGAGCGCTGGCTGGTTCTCGACCAATCACACGTCAGTGTCCTAGAACTCTCATAG